From Mannheimia pernigra, one genomic window encodes:
- the topA gene encoding type I DNA topoisomerase, with protein sequence MGKSLVIVESPAKAKKINQYLGSNYVVKSSVGHIRDLPKSGSDEKSEKAKPISIKGLSAEEKAKVKAEKERTALVKRMGIDPYNGWKANYQIMPDKEKVVSELKSLAKKADHIYLATDLDREGEAIAWHLREIIGGEDSRFSRVVFNEITKDAIKKAFEAPQPLNIDRVNSQQTRRFLDRVVGFMVSPLLWKKVARGLSAGRVQSVAVKLLVEREREIKAFQSEEFWTILANTQINRKKLPLELTSYKGKKFSAENEKEANIAAHALEQSDFIVSNIESKETSSRASAPFITSSLQRAASTRLGFGVKKTMMLAQRLYEAGYITYMRTDSTNLSGEALAMARHYIQENFGANYLPEKANVYRSKGNAQEAHEAIRPSDVNVNMADLKGMDKDAERLYDLIWRRFLACQMLPARYDSTSLTVRAGDYELKANGRVMRFDGWTKILPVQGKNPEDQELPAVEINQKLKLDEVVPTQHFTKPPARFNEASLVAELEERKIGRPSTYASIISTIQERGYVRTENKRFYVEKIGEVVTDRLNQSFKDLMNYDFTANMEEVLDQIAEGNKNWKEELNTFFKHFSEELTQAELDELEGGMKPNSLVPTEIDCPTCARKMAIRTASTGVFLGCTGYALPPKERCKTTMNLIPEAEFLNVLDADSEAKALMARKRCPKCDAAMDSYVIDIERKLHVCGNNPNCDGHIVEQGSFKIKGYDGPVVECDKCGADMHLKLGRFGKYMGCTSCDNTRKVLKNGEVAPPREDPVAFPELKCEKADAYFVLRDGASGVFMSAHNFPKVRESRAPKVAELAKYRDRLPEKLQYLADAPQTDPEGNEAIIRFSRKEKRQYVTSEKNGKVTKWAVDYVDGKWVERAK encoded by the coding sequence ATGGGAAAATCACTCGTTATTGTGGAATCTCCAGCGAAAGCGAAAAAAATTAATCAATATCTTGGTAGCAACTACGTCGTAAAATCAAGCGTAGGGCATATCCGTGATTTACCGAAAAGCGGCAGTGATGAAAAATCAGAAAAAGCAAAACCGATTTCAATCAAAGGTTTAAGTGCAGAAGAAAAAGCAAAAGTAAAGGCAGAAAAAGAACGTACAGCCTTAGTAAAGCGTATGGGAATTGATCCATATAACGGCTGGAAAGCGAATTATCAAATTATGCCAGATAAAGAGAAGGTTGTTTCTGAATTAAAATCGCTGGCGAAAAAAGCCGATCATATCTATCTGGCAACCGATTTGGATAGAGAAGGAGAGGCGATTGCTTGGCATTTACGTGAGATCATTGGTGGAGAGGATAGCCGTTTTAGCCGTGTGGTATTTAATGAGATAACGAAGGACGCGATTAAAAAAGCTTTTGAAGCTCCGCAACCACTCAATATTGATCGCGTCAATTCTCAACAAACTCGCCGATTTTTAGATCGTGTCGTGGGTTTTATGGTTTCTCCGTTATTGTGGAAAAAAGTTGCTCGTGGCTTATCAGCAGGGCGTGTGCAATCTGTTGCAGTGAAACTTCTTGTTGAGCGTGAGCGTGAAATTAAGGCATTTCAAAGCGAAGAGTTTTGGACAATTTTAGCCAATACGCAAATTAATCGTAAAAAATTACCGCTTGAATTAACCTCTTATAAAGGTAAAAAGTTCTCAGCTGAGAATGAAAAAGAAGCAAATATTGCAGCCCACGCTTTAGAGCAAAGTGATTTTATTGTTTCTAACATTGAATCAAAAGAAACGAGCTCTCGAGCTTCTGCACCATTCATTACGTCATCGTTACAACGTGCCGCAAGTACACGTTTAGGCTTTGGAGTAAAGAAAACTATGATGTTAGCGCAACGTTTGTATGAAGCTGGTTATATTACTTATATGCGTACTGACTCTACAAACTTAAGCGGTGAAGCGTTGGCAATGGCTCGTCACTACATTCAAGAGAATTTTGGTGCAAATTACTTGCCTGAAAAAGCTAATGTGTATCGTAGCAAAGGCAATGCACAAGAAGCACACGAGGCAATTCGTCCGTCTGATGTGAATGTAAATATGGCAGATTTGAAAGGAATGGATAAGGATGCTGAGCGTTTATATGATTTAATTTGGCGTCGTTTTTTAGCTTGTCAAATGTTACCTGCTCGTTATGATTCTACCTCACTAACCGTTCGTGCGGGTGATTACGAATTAAAAGCGAATGGGCGTGTTATGCGTTTTGATGGCTGGACAAAAATATTACCAGTGCAAGGTAAAAACCCTGAAGATCAAGAATTACCCGCAGTAGAAATAAATCAAAAATTAAAACTTGATGAGGTTGTACCAACTCAGCATTTCACTAAACCGCCAGCACGTTTTAATGAGGCTTCATTGGTAGCAGAGCTTGAAGAACGCAAAATTGGCCGCCCTTCAACTTACGCCTCAATTATCTCAACTATTCAAGAACGTGGCTATGTTCGTACCGAAAACAAGCGTTTTTATGTGGAGAAAATTGGTGAAGTGGTAACAGATCGTTTAAATCAATCCTTTAAAGATTTAATGAATTACGATTTTACTGCCAATATGGAAGAAGTGCTCGACCAGATTGCAGAAGGGAACAAGAATTGGAAAGAGGAATTAAATACGTTCTTTAAACATTTTTCCGAAGAGCTAACACAGGCTGAATTAGATGAGCTAGAAGGTGGAATGAAACCAAATAGTCTCGTTCCAACTGAAATTGATTGTCCGACCTGTGCTAGAAAAATGGCAATTCGTACTGCCTCTACAGGTGTTTTTTTAGGTTGTACAGGCTATGCCTTGCCACCGAAAGAGCGTTGTAAAACGACAATGAATTTAATTCCAGAGGCTGAGTTTCTAAATGTATTAGATGCTGATTCAGAAGCTAAAGCATTAATGGCTCGCAAGCGTTGCCCGAAATGTGATGCTGCGATGGATAGCTATGTAATTGATATTGAGCGTAAATTGCACGTTTGTGGTAATAATCCGAATTGCGATGGACATATTGTTGAGCAAGGTTCATTTAAAATTAAGGGTTATGATGGGCCTGTTGTAGAATGTGATAAATGTGGTGCAGATATGCACCTAAAATTAGGTCGATTTGGCAAATATATGGGCTGCACGAGTTGTGATAATACCCGTAAAGTATTGAAAAATGGTGAAGTTGCACCACCACGAGAGGATCCTGTTGCCTTCCCTGAATTAAAATGTGAAAAAGCAGATGCGTATTTTGTTTTAAGAGATGGGGCAAGTGGCGTATTTATGTCTGCCCACAACTTCCCGAAAGTACGCGAAAGCCGAGCACCAAAAGTGGCGGAGCTTGCGAAATATCGTGATAGATTGCCTGAAAAATTGCAATATCTTGCTGATGCGCCACAGACAGATCCTGAAGGCAATGAGGCGATTATTCGCTTTAGTCGTAAAGAGAAGCGTCAATATGTGACTTCAGAGAAAAATGGTAAAGTGACTAAATGGGCTGTTGATTACGTTGATGGTAAATGGGTAGAGCGTGCTAAATAA
- a CDS encoding AI-2E family transporter, with translation MFQMLQEWYQRRFSDPQIVVLLSILLIGFGIIYFFSDLLMPLLVALVFAYLLEWPTRFLSVKLSLPRTLSVILILGSFIASLSFLGVVLLPTLWNQAVTFIQDLPSMFNLLNAWWQGLPEHYPDLIDYATIDSIMNTAKSNILSMGESLLTLSINSIISLVGLGIYTFLVPLMVFFLLKDKLVLMRSFSKMLPQNRRLATHVWFEMQQQIANYIRGKFLEIIIVGVVTYIIFLFFNLRYPLLLSVAVGISVLIPYIGAVLVSIPVMLIALFQFGFSSDFYYLMLAFVISQLLDGNLLVPYLFSEAVNLHPLIIIISVLIFGGLWGFWGVFFAIPLATLVKAVVQAIPPSHSEAIILNK, from the coding sequence ATGTTTCAAATGTTGCAAGAATGGTATCAAAGAAGATTTTCCGATCCACAAATAGTTGTTCTACTGAGCATTTTATTAATTGGCTTCGGCATTATTTATTTTTTCAGTGATTTATTGATGCCCCTGCTGGTTGCCCTTGTATTTGCCTATTTGTTGGAATGGCCTACACGCTTTTTATCCGTTAAATTAAGTTTACCCAGAACACTTAGCGTTATTTTAATTCTAGGGAGTTTTATCGCCTCATTATCGTTTTTAGGCGTAGTTTTACTCCCTACACTTTGGAATCAAGCGGTAACCTTTATACAAGATTTACCCTCAATGTTTAACTTGCTGAATGCTTGGTGGCAAGGCCTGCCAGAACATTATCCAGATTTAATTGATTATGCCACTATTGATTCAATTATGAATACCGCCAAGAGCAATATTTTGAGTATGGGAGAATCGCTTTTAACCCTTTCTATCAATTCAATTATCAGCTTGGTTGGATTAGGTATTTATACTTTTTTAGTCCCCTTAATGGTGTTTTTTTTATTGAAAGACAAGCTAGTCTTAATGCGTTCATTTAGCAAAATGCTACCACAAAACCGCCGCTTAGCGACACACGTTTGGTTTGAAATGCAACAACAAATTGCTAACTATATTCGGGGTAAATTTTTGGAAATTATTATTGTGGGCGTTGTAACCTACATCATTTTCCTCTTTTTTAATTTACGTTATCCTCTGCTTCTTTCCGTTGCAGTGGGAATCTCAGTATTAATTCCATACATTGGTGCTGTGTTGGTCAGTATTCCTGTGATGCTCATCGCCTTATTCCAATTTGGCTTCTCCTCCGATTTTTATTATTTAATGCTTGCTTTTGTTATTAGCCAATTGTTGGACGGAAACTTACTTGTGCCCTATTTATTTTCTGAAGCCGTTAATCTCCATCCGCTGATAATCATCATCTCAGTGCTGATTTTTGGCGGTCTATGGGGATTTTGGGGCGTATTCTTTGCTATTCCTCTAGCAACGCTGGTTAAAGCAGTTGTTCAAGCAATACCGCCTAGCCATTCGGAGGCGATTATTTTAAATAAATAA
- a CDS encoding alternative ribosome-rescue factor A encodes MKKQNEHYAHQRGKIKESAVKALVTDPLFSHKIERNRKGKGSYRRHEKHKNVSYGKGETPFKNMLKCLFKWGFYF; translated from the coding sequence ATGAAAAAACAAAACGAGCATTACGCTCATCAACGAGGAAAAATTAAAGAGAGTGCGGTGAAAGCATTGGTAACTGATCCGCTTTTTAGTCATAAAATTGAGCGAAATCGTAAAGGAAAGGGCAGTTACCGACGCCACGAAAAACATAAAAATGTGTCTTATGGAAAAGGTGAAACCCCATTTAAAAATATGCTTAAGTGTCTTTTTAAATGGGGTTTCTATTTTTAA
- the bioD gene encoding dethiobiotin synthase: MPSLFITGTDTSVGKTVVTRAIIQTLAGHNFPVVGYKPIACGGDDSLPTEPTQYDYATEDNPDVLTILDSCPDKVNYRDINSYTFIHSSTPVFAALDAVHHIQLEKLNSDLARLEEKFPNVVVEGTYGWLTPINKNYCFADWVEQNNMPVLLVVGIKEGCVNHALLTANQILQRGVKLVGWIANRVNPGLRHYHELIELLTQKINAPLLGQIPYMGHPERKDLSPFIQNPTPLFEYFKQS, from the coding sequence ATGCCCTCATTATTTATTACTGGAACAGATACTAGTGTAGGGAAAACTGTGGTCACTCGTGCAATTATACAGACATTAGCAGGACACAATTTTCCCGTTGTTGGCTATAAGCCTATTGCCTGTGGTGGCGATGATTCATTACCCACAGAACCCACTCAATATGATTATGCAACGGAAGATAACCCTGATGTTTTAACTATCTTAGATAGCTGTCCTGATAAAGTAAATTATCGCGATATTAATAGTTATACCTTTATCCACTCTAGCACTCCCGTCTTTGCTGCGTTGGATGCGGTGCATCATATTCAATTAGAAAAATTGAATAGCGATTTAGCTCGCTTGGAAGAAAAATTCCCTAATGTGGTCGTTGAAGGCACTTATGGCTGGCTGACTCCGATTAATAAAAATTACTGCTTTGCGGATTGGGTCGAACAAAATAATATGCCCGTATTGTTAGTTGTTGGCATTAAAGAGGGTTGCGTAAATCACGCGCTACTGACTGCCAATCAAATTTTGCAACGTGGTGTTAAATTAGTAGGCTGGATAGCAAATCGGGTCAATCCAGGGCTTCGCCACTACCACGAATTAATTGAGCTATTAACGCAAAAAATTAATGCCCCTCTGCTTGGGCAAATTCCCTATATGGGACATCCTGAGCGTAAAGATTTATCCCCTTTTATTCAAAACCCAACGCCATTATTTGAATATTTCAAGCAAAGCTAA
- a CDS encoding ROK family protein, translating into MFSDNKALHLGKIYRLIEQFELISRTDLAKLSGLAPASVTNLTKILIDNHFILERIVQNTPSRGRPSVGLAVSNFFWQLFCITVSPHQVEISLCQLNGKQIHHQDYTISPQNYAQLDDNILKFIENFQQIHTIKKEQLLAVSVSVVGKINTEKESITHLGNMEIHSNIISTISPLFNCPILLMEHFQLWLLAESTVGSLISQNNVIFLELNDTLNVNVLLGGKLLYKQSKMNIDNIAMPKFSPLSDDIFPELADIDRYKLINQVTFPAIVKLIDKYLPNNFVKPEQKIRLLCQKTLQNQPLALKILAHITDNLAYVLMNLVNIFSSEKIMFNSPLLQIKDPLFNQLSAKLHKNLLKHDLNIDLVTSQYEWNSPLIACSAIKQGIYNGNLIKDSIN; encoded by the coding sequence ATGTTTTCGGATAACAAAGCGCTGCATTTAGGTAAGATTTATCGCCTTATTGAGCAATTTGAATTAATTTCAAGGACAGATCTGGCGAAGCTCTCTGGCTTAGCTCCAGCCTCTGTGACTAACCTTACTAAGATCTTAATAGACAACCATTTTATTTTAGAAAGAATAGTGCAAAACACGCCATCTCGAGGTCGCCCTTCTGTTGGCTTAGCCGTTTCCAATTTCTTCTGGCAATTATTCTGTATAACCGTTTCACCACATCAGGTAGAAATTTCGCTCTGTCAATTAAACGGCAAGCAGATTCATCATCAAGATTATACAATCTCGCCGCAAAATTATGCTCAATTAGACGATAACATTTTGAAATTTATTGAAAACTTCCAACAAATTCATACCATAAAAAAAGAGCAACTACTTGCAGTTTCTGTCAGTGTGGTTGGTAAAATTAATACAGAAAAAGAGAGTATTACGCACTTAGGCAATATGGAGATTCACTCCAACATTATATCCACTATCTCTCCATTATTTAATTGCCCAATTTTATTAATGGAGCATTTTCAGCTATGGCTATTAGCAGAATCTACCGTAGGTTCTTTAATCAGCCAGAACAATGTTATTTTTCTTGAATTAAATGATACGCTGAATGTGAACGTGCTACTAGGCGGCAAGTTGCTTTATAAACAATCGAAGATGAATATTGATAATATTGCTATGCCCAAATTCAGCCCATTAAGTGACGACATTTTCCCCGAGTTAGCAGACATTGATCGTTATAAGCTGATTAATCAAGTTACTTTCCCTGCTATTGTGAAATTAATCGATAAATATTTACCCAATAATTTCGTAAAACCAGAGCAAAAAATCCGTTTGCTTTGTCAAAAAACACTACAAAATCAACCGCTTGCACTTAAAATCCTGGCACATATTACTGATAATTTAGCCTATGTGTTAATGAATTTAGTCAATATTTTCTCTAGTGAGAAAATTATGTTTAACTCACCACTACTCCAGATAAAAGATCCATTATTTAACCAACTTTCGGCAAAACTACATAAAAATTTACTAAAGCACGATTTAAACATCGATTTAGTTACTAGCCAATATGAATGGAATAGCCCACTAATTGCTTGTTCGGCAATAAAACAGGGAATTTATAACGGAAATTTGATCAAAGACAGTATAAATTAA
- the rnd gene encoding ribonuclease D, whose protein sequence is MKSLIRYNWVETNEQLAKVCEEAKKADAVALDTEFIRTRTYYPILGLIQLYDGKHVSLIDPTTISDFSPFVSLLADKNTVKVLHACSEDLEVFNHQFKQLPEPILDTQIMAGFAGVGISIGFAKLVSHYLNIELDKAASRTDWLARPLTDEQLQYAAADVWYLLPIYQRLTDTLAKGNWLNAVVEECSAISAKITRFEDKTKAYKNIANAWRLNQQELAILQILAKWRIEEAQKRNLALNFVVKEVNLFQIAQIQPKNTSQLLEFMHPNEVRIHGKKILWLVEQSNAVKPDDYPQPIKRLVDEKGYKYNMQAMLQKLAEIRPLDLAPELIASKRQLNQLFKWFIDGKPQNKMPELLVGWRTPFGEQLLSVLSQNY, encoded by the coding sequence ATGAAATCTTTAATTCGCTATAACTGGGTTGAAACAAACGAACAACTAGCGAAAGTCTGCGAAGAGGCTAAAAAAGCAGATGCCGTAGCACTTGACACAGAATTTATCCGCACTCGCACTTATTACCCCATATTAGGTTTAATTCAGTTATATGATGGCAAACACGTTAGCCTAATTGATCCAACTACGATTTCTGATTTTTCACCCTTTGTATCCTTATTGGCAGATAAAAATACAGTAAAAGTGCTGCACGCCTGTAGTGAAGACTTAGAGGTTTTTAATCATCAATTCAAACAACTCCCTGAGCCCATACTGGATACACAAATTATGGCTGGTTTTGCGGGGGTTGGAATATCAATCGGTTTTGCAAAATTGGTTTCTCATTATTTAAATATTGAACTGGATAAAGCAGCTTCTCGCACAGATTGGCTTGCCCGCCCTTTAACTGATGAGCAATTGCAATATGCCGCAGCAGATGTGTGGTACTTATTACCGATTTATCAAAGGCTGACTGACACTTTAGCCAAAGGTAATTGGTTAAACGCGGTAGTAGAGGAATGTAGTGCAATCTCAGCTAAAATTACGCGATTTGAAGATAAAACGAAAGCGTATAAAAATATTGCTAATGCGTGGCGATTAAATCAGCAAGAATTAGCGATTTTGCAGATTTTAGCAAAATGGCGAATTGAGGAAGCTCAAAAACGCAATCTTGCATTAAATTTTGTGGTTAAGGAAGTAAATCTATTTCAAATTGCGCAGATACAACCAAAAAACACTTCCCAATTATTAGAATTTATGCACCCAAATGAAGTTAGAATTCACGGTAAAAAAATTCTATGGTTAGTCGAGCAGAGCAATGCGGTTAAACCTGATGATTATCCTCAACCGATCAAACGCTTAGTGGATGAAAAAGGCTACAAATATAATATGCAGGCAATGTTGCAAAAATTAGCCGAAATTCGACCGCTTGATCTTGCCCCAGAGTTGATTGCGAGTAAACGTCAATTAAACCAACTCTTCAAATGGTTTATTGATGGAAAGCCACAAAACAAAATGCCAGAGCTGTTAGTGGGTTGGCGAACGCCGTTTGGTGAGCAACTATTATCCGTGTTATCGCAAAATTATTAG
- the lrp gene encoding leucine-responsive transcriptional regulator Lrp: MEHKKLPKALDAIDLRIYELQRNGKISNIELSKRVGLSPTPCLERVKRLEKNNVITGYKALLNPELLDAPLLVIVEITLVRGKPDVFEEFNKAIQQLDEIQECHLVSGDFDYLLKTRVADMAAYRKLLGTTLLRLPGVNDTRTYVVMEEVKQTNYLLLK, encoded by the coding sequence ATGGAACATAAAAAACTACCTAAAGCACTAGATGCTATTGATTTAAGAATATACGAATTACAGCGTAACGGAAAAATATCAAACATTGAGTTATCTAAACGTGTAGGGCTTTCGCCTACGCCTTGTTTAGAGCGAGTAAAACGCCTTGAAAAAAACAATGTGATTACAGGTTACAAAGCCTTATTGAACCCAGAGTTATTAGATGCCCCTTTATTGGTTATCGTAGAGATCACGCTTGTGCGTGGTAAGCCAGATGTATTTGAGGAATTTAATAAAGCGATTCAGCAACTAGATGAAATTCAAGAATGCCATTTAGTTTCGGGCGATTTCGATTATTTATTAAAAACCCGTGTGGCTGATATGGCCGCCTACCGCAAATTACTCGGTACAACTTTATTACGCTTGCCAGGTGTAAACGACACCAGAACCTATGTGGTAATGGAAGAAGTGAAACAAACCAACTATTTGTTGTTAAAGTAA
- a CDS encoding DNA translocase FtsK, translated as MIEQLKPHLKGKAILMKLVLLLACVLGIYLLIAWVSYSPLDNAWSTASTFTPTTLNKAGSFGAWSIDMLYAMFGKVTVLIPFALIISSIYILGMGLSGEMKWKIVFLRLVSFLLLLVGLSALFSVLFSNSTYYLSGGFVGGIWHSLLSETLGQFAALLIAMICTVIGLYFCSVQSLLPILSQFYDWVMAKKEEQHFDEITHNLQNAEQNQPLVADKEQATAEIEEEKQPQFTDISAFTRPNISGLRQTMAETPNDSEMYNIERDLELPTININAQFETTNEIVEEQAEAMDYRTQRIQMDDVEMPTVRLNKIVENEIEPTITLINTASNETTRAQIYAQIYAENSLEEEYAVEDDINDTHEMTPAFMVTPPKMMKEVAEQTNYPKGYGETLIHPLLQRKVNIEKPTTPLPTLDLLDKAPIQTQQITEQEIRDISVRLESELANFGVKATVEDVLVGPVVTRYEIQPAAGVKAAKITNLASDIARALMFKAIRITEVIPNKPYMGIETPNKYRETVWLRDVLDSDEFRHTTATLPMALGKDISGNPVVVDMAKMPHLLVAGQTGGGKSVGVNTMILSLLFKLSPEQVRFIMIDPKVVELSIYNDIPHLLTPVVTDMKKAANALRWAVEEMERRYILVSHLQVRNIEGYNAKIDQAATMNLPIPDPTWRPGDSMDSLPPSLQKLSYIVLIVDEFADLMMSAGKEVEEYIMRIAQKARAVGLHLILATQRPSTDVITGVIKANIPSRIAFTVASQIDSRTILDSGGAEALLGQGDMLYSGAGSPDIIRVHGAFMKDDEVQRIADNWRARGKPNYLDSIVESKSDDNDTKNDNSGGDLDPLFDEVVEYIIETGSVSISNIQRRFAVGFNRAARIVDQMEAQGIVSEPGKGGKREVLAR; from the coding sequence GTGATTGAGCAACTCAAACCACACTTAAAAGGTAAAGCTATACTGATGAAATTAGTGCTTTTATTAGCTTGCGTACTTGGTATTTATTTACTTATTGCATGGGTAAGTTATAGCCCATTGGATAATGCTTGGTCTACAGCAAGTACCTTTACTCCGACTACTTTAAATAAAGCAGGTAGTTTCGGTGCCTGGAGCATTGATATGCTTTATGCTATGTTTGGCAAGGTAACGGTATTAATACCTTTTGCATTAATTATTTCATCAATTTATATTTTAGGTATGGGCTTAAGTGGGGAAATGAAATGGAAAATCGTTTTCTTACGATTAGTAAGTTTTCTCTTACTATTAGTAGGGCTTTCAGCATTATTTAGTGTGCTTTTCTCAAATAGTACTTATTATCTTTCTGGTGGATTTGTTGGCGGTATTTGGCATTCTCTACTTTCTGAAACCTTAGGACAATTTGCTGCATTACTGATTGCGATGATTTGTACCGTCATAGGTTTATATTTCTGTTCAGTTCAATCGCTATTACCTATCTTATCGCAATTCTATGATTGGGTAATGGCAAAGAAAGAAGAGCAACACTTTGATGAAATAACGCATAATTTGCAAAACGCAGAGCAAAATCAACCGCTTGTAGCAGATAAAGAGCAAGCCACGGCTGAAATTGAGGAAGAAAAACAGCCACAATTTACGGATATTTCTGCTTTCACTCGGCCAAATATTAGTGGTTTAAGACAAACTATGGCGGAAACACCTAATGATAGTGAAATGTATAATATTGAGCGAGATTTAGAGCTACCAACAATTAATATCAACGCTCAGTTTGAAACCACAAATGAAATTGTTGAAGAACAGGCTGAAGCGATGGATTATCGCACCCAACGTATTCAGATGGACGACGTTGAAATGCCAACGGTTCGTTTAAATAAAATAGTTGAAAATGAAATAGAGCCAACGATAACGCTTATAAATACAGCGTCAAATGAAACTACGCGTGCTCAAATTTATGCTCAAATTTATGCTGAAAATAGTCTTGAGGAAGAGTATGCGGTTGAAGATGACATTAATGATACCCATGAAATGACGCCTGCATTTATGGTTACGCCACCTAAAATGATGAAAGAGGTTGCCGAGCAGACGAATTATCCCAAAGGTTATGGCGAAACCTTAATTCACCCACTTTTACAACGAAAAGTAAACATAGAAAAACCAACAACACCATTACCTACATTAGATTTGCTAGATAAAGCACCGATTCAAACACAACAAATTACCGAGCAAGAAATTCGTGATATTTCCGTGCGTTTAGAATCGGAATTAGCCAATTTTGGTGTAAAAGCAACCGTAGAAGATGTATTGGTTGGGCCAGTAGTGACTCGCTATGAAATTCAACCTGCAGCAGGCGTTAAAGCTGCCAAGATCACAAATTTAGCTAGTGATATTGCTCGTGCTTTAATGTTTAAAGCAATTCGTATCACAGAAGTTATTCCGAATAAACCTTATATGGGCATTGAAACGCCAAACAAATACCGTGAAACGGTTTGGTTACGTGATGTGTTAGATAGCGATGAATTCCGTCATACTACCGCAACCCTACCAATGGCACTCGGTAAAGATATTAGCGGTAACCCTGTCGTGGTAGATATGGCGAAAATGCCACATTTATTAGTTGCAGGGCAAACAGGTGGTGGAAAATCGGTGGGGGTAAATACGATGATTTTAAGCCTCTTGTTTAAACTTTCTCCAGAACAAGTTCGCTTTATTATGATTGATCCTAAAGTGGTGGAACTTTCAATTTACAATGATATTCCTCACTTATTAACGCCAGTGGTAACCGATATGAAAAAGGCAGCAAATGCGTTACGTTGGGCAGTTGAGGAAATGGAACGCCGTTATATTTTAGTTAGCCATTTGCAGGTGCGTAATATAGAAGGTTACAATGCTAAAATAGATCAAGCAGCAACAATGAACTTGCCAATTCCCGATCCAACGTGGCGACCTGGTGATTCAATGGATAGTTTGCCTCCATCATTACAAAAATTGAGCTATATTGTCTTAATTGTTGATGAGTTCGCCGATTTAATGATGTCTGCTGGTAAGGAAGTAGAAGAGTACATTATGCGTATTGCACAAAAAGCAAGAGCAGTGGGCCTTCATTTAATTCTTGCAACACAGCGTCCTTCAACTGATGTGATTACAGGCGTAATCAAAGCAAATATTCCAAGCCGTATCGCCTTTACCGTCGCTAGCCAAATTGACTCGAGAACGATTTTAGATTCTGGCGGGGCTGAAGCATTATTAGGACAAGGCGATATGCTGTACTCTGGTGCAGGCAGCCCAGATATTATTCGAGTACACGGTGCGTTTATGAAAGATGATGAAGTACAACGTATAGCAGATAACTGGCGTGCCAGAGGCAAGCCAAATTATCTAGATAGCATCGTGGAATCAAAATCAGATGATAACGATACAAAAAATGATAATTCGGGGGGCGATTTAGATCCGCTATTTGATGAGGTAGTCGAATATATTATCGAAACGGGTTCTGTCTCTATCAGCAATATTCAACGCCGATTCGCAGTTGGTTTTAACCGAGCAGCCAGAATTGTAGATCAGATGGAAGCACAAGGGATTGTATCTGAACCTGGCAAAGGCGGAAAACGAGAAGTGCTTGCAAGATAA